A genomic window from Agrobacterium tumefaciens includes:
- a CDS encoding hemolysin family protein: MIVVLLTVLNGVLAMSELAVVSSRPARLKVLAAQGSRGATMALGLSENPGRFLSTVQIGITLVGVLSGAFSGATLGARFTAWLLEQGVPDRAADAIGVGSVVVAITYLSLIVGELVPKQIALRDPEKVAARVAPTMVMLSRVGAPLVWLLDKSGKAVLALLGHSGESNASVTDDEIRTVLAEAHSAGVIETEESAMITSVMRLADRNARGLMTPRRDVEVVDIEDSAEEIREQLRGTQRSRLPVRNGASDEILGVLFAKDAFDALASGKELDVRELLREVPVVSDLTSAVDVIQSLRRSTVHMVLVYDEYGHFEGIVSSGDVLEAITGAFQEDNDEEPAMVEREDGSFLVAGWMPADEFAYRMGFQIDEDAEFETVAGLVLDEFRRLPELGEHITRNGWRFEVIDLDGHRIDKVLVSRAA; this comes from the coding sequence ATGATCGTGGTCCTGCTCACCGTATTGAACGGTGTGCTTGCCATGTCCGAGCTTGCCGTTGTCTCCTCCAGACCGGCGAGGCTCAAGGTGCTTGCCGCGCAAGGCAGCAGAGGCGCCACCATGGCGCTCGGCCTTTCCGAAAATCCCGGACGCTTTCTTTCCACAGTGCAGATCGGCATCACGCTGGTCGGCGTTCTGTCCGGTGCATTTTCCGGCGCCACACTCGGCGCCCGGTTCACCGCATGGCTTCTGGAGCAGGGCGTTCCGGATCGTGCCGCCGATGCAATCGGTGTCGGCTCGGTGGTTGTCGCCATCACCTATCTGTCGCTGATCGTCGGCGAGCTGGTGCCCAAGCAGATCGCTCTGCGCGATCCCGAAAAGGTTGCCGCGCGCGTTGCGCCCACCATGGTGATGCTGTCGCGGGTCGGCGCGCCGCTGGTATGGCTGCTCGACAAGTCGGGCAAGGCCGTTCTTGCCCTTCTCGGCCATAGCGGCGAGTCCAACGCCTCGGTGACCGACGACGAAATTCGCACCGTTCTGGCCGAAGCGCACAGCGCTGGCGTGATCGAGACCGAGGAATCGGCGATGATCACCAGTGTCATGCGTCTTGCCGACCGCAATGCGCGTGGCCTGATGACGCCGCGCCGTGACGTGGAAGTGGTGGATATCGAAGACAGCGCGGAAGAAATCCGCGAGCAGCTTCGCGGCACGCAGCGGTCGCGCCTGCCTGTGCGCAACGGCGCTTCCGATGAAATTCTCGGCGTGCTTTTCGCCAAGGACGCCTTTGATGCGCTTGCCTCCGGCAAGGAGCTGGATGTGCGCGAGCTTCTGCGCGAAGTTCCTGTCGTCTCGGATCTGACCAGCGCCGTGGACGTCATCCAGTCGTTGCGCCGTTCAACGGTGCATATGGTGCTGGTCTATGACGAATACGGCCATTTCGAAGGTATCGTCAGCTCCGGCGACGTTCTGGAGGCCATCACCGGCGCGTTCCAGGAAGATAATGACGAGGAGCCGGCAATGGTCGAGCGCGAGGACGGTTCATTCCTCGTCGCCGGCTGGATGCCGGCCGATGAGTTCGCTTACCGCATGGGATTCCAGATCGACGAGGATGCCGAGTTCGAGACCGTTGCCGGTCTGGTGCTGGATGAGTTCCGTCGTTTGCCGGAACTGGGCGAGCACATCACCCGCAACGGCTGGCGTTTCGAAGTCATCGACCTTGACGGCCATCGTATCGACAAGGTGCTCGTGAGCCGGGCCGCCTGA
- a CDS encoding cell division protein ZapA, whose translation MAQVTVMIDGKAYRMACEAGQEDHLTDLATRFDRYVGHLKSQFGEIGDLRLTVMAGIMVMDELSEINRKLEKLEGEVTSLSRNRDGMAEHKAKSDEMVALAIGDLADRLNGITDKLLARPKPAAH comes from the coding sequence ATGGCGCAAGTCACTGTTATGATCGACGGCAAGGCCTATCGCATGGCGTGCGAGGCAGGGCAGGAAGATCACCTGACCGATCTTGCCACGCGTTTTGACCGTTATGTCGGGCACCTCAAGAGCCAGTTCGGTGAAATCGGTGATCTCAGGCTCACCGTCATGGCCGGCATCATGGTGATGGACGAGCTTTCCGAAATCAACCGCAAGCTCGAGAAGCTGGAAGGCGAAGTCACTTCCCTTTCCCGCAACCGCGATGGCATGGCCGAGCACAAGGCGAAATCGGACGAGATGGTGGCGCTTGCCATCGGCGATCTGGCTGACCGCCTGAACGGAATAACCGACAAACTGCTGGCCCGGCCGAAGCCCGCGGCGCATTGA
- a CDS encoding DUF4164 domain-containing protein: MSAEKTVQSALTELNAAITNLENAIDMRIERQRETGEIDNEVKRVHVDRARLAQELDQAEFRANRLEEVNREVSRRLVTAMETIRAVLDR; encoded by the coding sequence ATGTCGGCTGAGAAGACCGTACAATCTGCGCTGACGGAGCTGAATGCTGCCATCACAAATCTCGAAAATGCCATCGATATGCGTATCGAGCGGCAAAGGGAGACGGGCGAGATCGATAATGAGGTCAAACGGGTCCATGTCGACCGCGCCAGGTTGGCGCAGGAACTGGATCAGGCCGAGTTTCGCGCCAACCGTCTTGAAGAAGTCAACCGCGAGGTTTCCCGCCGTCTGGTGACGGCGATGGAGACGATCCGCGCGGTGCTGGATCGATAG